In Terriglobus sp. TAA 43, a single window of DNA contains:
- a CDS encoding purine nucleoside permease, translating into MRAIHALLAASLFSGVAAAQARIPVKVVVVTMFEVGNDTGDTPGEFQHWVEGEHLTHRYAMPAAYHDALMNDDGVLGIVTGVGTARASATIMALGTDPRFDLTHAYWVIAGIGGIDPKQGSLASAVWSDWIVDGDIAHEIDVREVPKDWPTGYVPLRKSTPYEKPRTDENGIVFHLNTGLVDWAYGLTRDVKLPDNAEIRERRQSFADAAAKKPPFVLRGDNLSASTFWHGKLLNQWARDWVSYQTDGHGTYAICGMEDTGTLQSLTWLDRAGKVDSKRVLVLRTASNYDQQREGITAAESLAETKITKYSAFLPSLDSAYRVGDVVVRNIVTNWPTLRERMPQSKP; encoded by the coding sequence ATGCGCGCTATTCATGCACTTCTCGCGGCATCGCTCTTCAGCGGTGTTGCAGCCGCACAGGCAAGGATTCCCGTTAAAGTCGTAGTCGTCACCATGTTTGAGGTCGGCAACGACACCGGCGACACTCCCGGCGAATTCCAACACTGGGTCGAAGGCGAACACCTCACCCATCGCTACGCCATGCCCGCCGCGTATCACGACGCGCTCATGAACGACGACGGCGTACTCGGCATCGTCACCGGCGTCGGCACCGCACGCGCATCGGCCACCATCATGGCGCTCGGCACCGATCCGCGCTTCGATCTTACACACGCCTACTGGGTCATCGCAGGCATCGGCGGCATCGATCCCAAACAGGGTTCGCTCGCATCCGCCGTATGGTCTGACTGGATCGTCGACGGTGACATCGCCCACGAAATCGACGTCCGCGAAGTTCCCAAAGACTGGCCCACCGGCTACGTCCCTCTGCGTAAATCCACACCCTACGAGAAGCCGCGCACCGACGAGAACGGCATCGTCTTCCACCTGAACACCGGCCTCGTCGACTGGGCATACGGTCTCACGCGCGACGTCAAACTGCCTGACAACGCAGAGATCCGCGAGCGCCGCCAAAGCTTCGCAGACGCCGCAGCGAAGAAGCCACCCTTCGTCCTGCGCGGCGACAACCTCAGTGCCAGCACCTTCTGGCACGGTAAGTTACTTAACCAATGGGCGCGCGATTGGGTCAGCTACCAGACCGACGGCCACGGCACCTACGCCATCTGCGGCATGGAAGACACCGGCACCCTGCAATCACTCACATGGCTTGATCGCGCAGGCAAAGTCGACTCAAAGCGCGTCCTCGTCCTCCGCACCGCCAGCAACTATGATCAGCAGCGCGAAGGCATCACCGCCGCGGAATCATTGGCCGAAACCAAGATCACCAAGTACTCGGCCTTCCTGCCATCGCTCGACTCTGCATACCGCGTAGGCGACGTCGTCGTGCGCAACATCGTCACCAACTGGCCCACACTTCGCGAGCGCATGCCGCAGTCCAAGCCGTAA
- a CDS encoding radical SAM protein: MRLIELYKSVQGESSFTGVPCIFVRFAGCNLRCAWCDSEYTFTGGKPFTEDEVVAQIEALACPLVEFTGGEPMLHAKDLLPLMQRLLNDEKTKYTLMIETSGERPLEEVPTAVHKIVDVKCPGSGSAFGSFRMSNLNTLTARDEVKFVLRDRRDYEFARDFIREHLAAKIADGTLGHILLSPAFIQHPSPLRTADNMELDARDLVQWMLDDLLPARLSLQVHKFVWEPQKKGV; encoded by the coding sequence GTGCGCCTCATCGAGCTTTACAAATCCGTTCAGGGCGAATCGTCGTTCACCGGCGTGCCATGCATCTTCGTGCGCTTTGCCGGATGCAACCTGCGCTGCGCCTGGTGCGACAGCGAATACACCTTCACCGGTGGCAAGCCGTTCACTGAAGATGAAGTTGTCGCGCAGATTGAAGCACTCGCGTGCCCGCTGGTTGAGTTCACCGGCGGTGAGCCCATGCTGCACGCAAAAGATCTTCTGCCGCTGATGCAGCGACTGCTGAATGACGAAAAAACGAAATACACGCTGATGATCGAAACCAGCGGCGAACGCCCGTTGGAAGAAGTCCCTACGGCAGTACATAAAATCGTCGATGTGAAATGCCCCGGCAGCGGCAGCGCCTTCGGCTCATTCCGCATGAGCAACCTCAACACGCTCACCGCTCGCGACGAAGTAAAGTTCGTCCTCCGCGACCGCCGCGACTACGAATTTGCACGCGACTTCATCCGCGAACATCTCGCAGCAAAAATCGCAGACGGAACGCTGGGCCATATCCTGCTTTCACCGGCATTTATCCAGCACCCTTCCCCGCTACGCACCGCAGACAACATGGAATTGGACGCACGCGACCTGGTGCAGTGGATGCTCGACGACCTCCTCCCCGCGCGCCTCTCCCTGCAGGTGCATAAATTCGTGTGGGAACCGCAAAAAAAGGGAGTTTAG
- a CDS encoding epimerase, giving the protein MRVIVFGGSGMVGQGVLRECLVDPGVSEVLSVSRRALDASVDSAVDRKSPKLRELVCPKEFASLDFTSLAEALTGYDACFFPLGVSSVGMKEEEYTRITRDLTLAVANVLVVRNSSMVFVYVSGEGTDANSKTMWAHVKGGVENALFAMPFRAAYAFRPGLILARNGIRSKVAIYNFFYRALYPLVWLLGKFPKLSTDTETVGRAMLRAARETPQQRVWNTAAINFLGR; this is encoded by the coding sequence ATGCGAGTAATTGTGTTCGGCGGCAGCGGCATGGTGGGGCAGGGCGTGTTGCGCGAATGCCTTGTGGATCCGGGTGTTTCTGAGGTGTTGTCGGTGAGCCGACGTGCGCTGGATGCATCTGTGGATAGCGCTGTGGATCGCAAGAGTCCGAAGTTGCGCGAGCTGGTTTGTCCGAAGGAGTTTGCTTCGCTTGATTTCACTTCGTTAGCCGAAGCGCTGACGGGCTACGACGCTTGTTTCTTTCCGCTGGGCGTGTCGTCGGTGGGCATGAAGGAAGAGGAATACACGCGCATTACACGCGACCTGACGTTGGCGGTGGCCAATGTGCTGGTGGTGCGCAATTCTTCGATGGTGTTTGTGTATGTGTCCGGCGAAGGCACGGACGCGAACAGCAAGACGATGTGGGCGCATGTGAAGGGTGGCGTGGAGAATGCGCTGTTTGCCATGCCGTTTCGTGCGGCGTATGCGTTTCGTCCGGGGCTGATCCTGGCCAGGAATGGCATTCGATCGAAGGTTGCGATTTACAACTTCTTCTATCGCGCGCTGTATCCGTTGGTGTGGTTGTTAGGTAAGTTTCCTAAGTTGTCTACGGATACGGAGACGGTGGGACGCGCGATGTTGCGTGCAGCAAGAGAAACGCCGCAGCAACGCGTTTGGAATACTGCGGCGATTAATTTTCTTGGGCGCTAG
- a CDS encoding Crp/Fnr family transcriptional regulator: MPSSIGNHMLNAFSPALRASIMKAGEHVSLVQSQHIASVEELQPYVYFINSGLCSMVISMQDGRTAEVAMCGRDGMAGSLSLLGPQCCSAATVIQIGGGALRVPRREAERWFAQSTEFRCYVLAWAQMAWNVSLQTSACGLLHDAESRLARWLLMCADRAESNNLYLTQEFLAEMLGTQRTTVATVASCLKRKGLIEYVRGNVTILDRSGLMDTACECYEVARKGMAHLYHA, from the coding sequence ATGCCATCCTCCATTGGAAACCACATGCTCAATGCGTTCTCACCCGCATTACGTGCGTCCATTATGAAGGCGGGAGAACATGTCTCGCTGGTGCAGTCCCAACACATCGCCTCAGTTGAAGAACTGCAGCCCTACGTCTACTTCATCAACAGTGGCTTGTGTTCCATGGTCATCTCCATGCAGGACGGCAGAACCGCCGAGGTCGCCATGTGCGGCAGGGACGGCATGGCCGGTTCGCTTTCGCTACTGGGTCCGCAATGTTGCTCCGCCGCAACGGTCATACAGATCGGAGGAGGCGCTCTGCGCGTCCCACGCCGCGAAGCGGAAAGATGGTTCGCACAATCCACTGAGTTTCGCTGCTACGTCCTGGCATGGGCGCAGATGGCGTGGAATGTCTCATTGCAGACCAGCGCCTGCGGTCTGCTGCACGACGCCGAATCCCGCCTCGCGCGATGGCTTTTAATGTGCGCCGACCGCGCCGAAAGCAATAATCTCTATCTCACGCAGGAGTTCCTCGCCGAGATGCTCGGAACACAGCGCACCACCGTCGCAACCGTTGCCAGCTGCCTCAAACGCAAGGGCCTGATCGAATATGTCAGAGGCAATGTGACAATCCTCGATCGCTCCGGTCTCATGGATACAGCATGCGAATGTTATGAAGTTGCGCGTAAAGGCATGGCTCACCTGTATCACGCCTGA
- a CDS encoding Crp/Fnr family transcriptional regulator: protein MPPRTNRLLDTFSPELQRTLSSMTRPVELPRGSILFTPGEAPSGVYFLTSGVATTVVSVADGSTAEVGVAGPDGVTGAVYLLGPQAAVAQCFMQIQGHALRVAIADARKLFTESEEFRTRILEYVQMETLLTSQLAACNKLHQSTERLARWILTAADCTGSDTLSLTQESLSQLLGTRRTTVALVAGEMQRNGLLKYRRGMVQIANRSALASIACDCYSVTRRLLQGLHRERA, encoded by the coding sequence ATGCCCCCGCGCACCAACCGTCTGCTGGATACTTTTTCGCCTGAGTTGCAACGTACACTCTCATCCATGACGCGCCCCGTGGAACTCCCCCGGGGAAGCATTCTCTTCACTCCGGGAGAAGCGCCATCCGGCGTGTATTTCCTCACCTCCGGAGTCGCCACCACGGTCGTCTCCGTCGCCGACGGCAGCACCGCAGAAGTCGGAGTAGCGGGCCCCGATGGCGTCACCGGCGCTGTATACCTGCTTGGACCACAGGCCGCTGTAGCGCAATGTTTTATGCAGATCCAGGGGCACGCTCTGCGCGTCGCAATAGCCGATGCCCGCAAGCTCTTCACCGAATCCGAAGAGTTCCGCACACGCATCCTCGAATACGTGCAGATGGAAACGCTCCTCACATCGCAGTTGGCCGCCTGCAACAAGCTGCACCAAAGCACCGAACGCCTCGCACGCTGGATACTCACCGCCGCAGACTGCACCGGCAGCGACACCCTCTCCCTCACGCAGGAATCGCTCTCCCAACTGCTCGGAACGCGCCGCACCACCGTCGCCCTTGTCGCTGGTGAAATGCAGCGCAACGGTCTCCTGAAATATCGCCGTGGCATGGTGCAAATCGCCAATCGCAGCGCACTCGCATCCATCGCATGCGACTGCTACAGCGTGACCCGGCGCCTGCTGCAGGGCCTGCACCGCGAACGCGCATAG